In Lathamus discolor isolate bLatDis1 chromosome 1, bLatDis1.hap1, whole genome shotgun sequence, the following are encoded in one genomic region:
- the ELFN2 gene encoding protein phosphatase 1 regulatory subunit 29 — protein sequence MRAPLQTTMCLGLWAAALLCLFSPGTVRGDCWLIEGDKGYVWLAICSQNQPPYETIPQHINSTVHDLRLNENKLKVVLYSSLNRFGNLTDLNLTKNEISYIEDGAFMGQSNLQVLQLGYNKLTNLTEGMLRGMARLQFLFVQHNLIELVTPTAFSECPSLISIDLSSNRLSRLEGNTFTSLSNLMVCELAGNPFNCDCSLYSFLNWLAVFNNVTKNYDRLQCESPREFAGYPLLVPRPHHNRNAITIFQSMCRGGTIPSLSRVNPTPYTPDSQRDLDEGSAISPGDFLSVKPPASSTTDSSFSPSIKLHDVTITSAILMVTIPMPYSKMYVLVQYNNSYVSDIATLKSKKEYVTVNKLKAHTDYTFCVASIRNNRRYNHTCLTFATRSKGREDPISSTSTTTHYIMTTLGCLFGMVIVLGVVYYCLRKRRMQEEKQKSLNVKKTILEMRYGSDIDTSTMVHPSQKLGEPPVIPVSRMSSIPSMIGEKLPPSKSIDTGMETPKVTTKGNYIEVRTGGGDGLERTQRDEDLRELDNGQGSAAEISTIAKEVDKVNQIINNCIDALKLDTASFLGGGTGVDSDMAFECQSIPASSSGGLERPSFLSPPYKESSHHPLQRQLSADAAVARKTCSVSSSGSIKSAKVFSLDVPDHPPLSKSDSKYIEKGSPLNSPLDRLPLVSPGAIHHLEVKPSYHCSEHRHSFPALYYEESADTLSQRVSFLKPLSRSKRDSTYSQLSPRHYFSGYSSSPEYSSESTHKIWERFRPYKKHHREEVYMAAGHALRKKVQFAKDEDLHDILDYWKGVSAQQKL from the coding sequence ATGAGGGCACCACTGCAGACCACGATGTGCCTGGGGTTGTGGgcagctgccctgctctgcttgtTTTCTCCTGGCACTGTGAGAGGTGATTGCTGGCTGATTGAGGGTGACAAAGGTTATGTGTGGCTGGCCATCTGCAGCCAGAACCAGCCCCCATATGAGACCATCCCCCAGCACATCAACAGCACGGTGCACGACTTGCGTCTCAACGAGAATAAGCTCAAAGTGGTGCTGTACTCATCCCTCAACCGCTTCGGCAACCTGACTGATCTGAACCTGACCAAGAATGAGATCTCTTACATTGAGGATGGGGCTTTCATGGGCCAGTCAAACCTCCAGGTCTTACAGCTGGGCTACAACAAACTCACCAACCTGACAGAGGGTATGTTGCGGGGCATGGCACGTCTCCAGTTCCTCTTTGTGCAGCACAACCTTATTGAGCTGGTCACCCCTACTGCTTTCTCTGAGTGCCCCAGCTTGATTAGCATTGACCTGTCATCTAACCGTCTGAGCCGACTGGAGGGGAACACTTTCACCAGCTTGAGCAATTTGATGGTGTGCGAGCTGGCTGGCAACCCCTTCAACTGTGACTGTAGCCTCTACAGCTTTCTTAACTGGCTGGCGGTCTTCAACAATGTCACCAAGAACTATGACCGGCTCCAGTGTGAGAGTCCACGGGAGTTTGCTGGGTACCCACTCCTGGTGCCTAGGCCTCACCACAACCGCAACGCCATCACCATCTTCCAGTCCATGTGCAGAGGTGGCACCATTCCCTCTCTCTCCAGGGTCAACCCCACCCCGTATACCCCTGACTCCCAGCGAGACCTGGATGAGGGCTCAGCCATCAGCCCTGGGGACTTCCTCTCAGTCAAGCCTCCAGCTTCCTCCACCACTGACTCCTCCTTCAGTCCCAGCATCAAGCTCCATGATGTCACCATCACCTCAGCTATCCTGATGGTAACCATCCCCATGCCCTACAGTAAGATGTATGTGCTGGTCCAGTACAACAATAGCTACGTTTCTGACATAGCAACACTGAAGAGCAAGAAAGAATATGTCACTGTCAACAAGTTGAAGGCCCACACTGATTATACTTTCTGTGTGGCCTCCATCCGCAACAACAGGCGCTACAACCACACTTGCCTGACCTTTGCAACCCGAAGCAAAGGCAGGGAGGACCCTATTTCCAGTACTTCCACCACCACCCACTATATCATGACCACCCTGGGTTGCCTTTTTGGGATGGTCATTGTCCTGGGGGTGGTGTACTACTGCCTGCGGAAGCGGAGGATGcaggaggagaaacagaaatcCCTCAATGTCAAAAAGACCATTCTGGAAATGCGTTATGGATCAGATATTGATACTAGTACCATGGTCCATCCTTCTCAGAAGCTGGGTGAGCCACCAGTCATCCCTGTCTCACGGATGTCTTCCATCCCTTCCATGATTGGGGAGAAATTGCCCCCATCAAAGTCAATAGACACTGGGATGGAGACTCCTAAAGTCACCACTAAAGGTAACTACATTGAGGTGCGGACTGGTGGTGGGGATGGGCTGGAGAGAACGCAGCGAGATGAGGACCTGAGGGAGCTTGATAATGGGCAAGGCTCAGCTGCTGAGATCTCTACTATAGCAAAGGAGGTAGACAAGGTCAACCAGATCATCAACAACTGCATTGACGCCCTCAAGTTGGATACAGCCTCCTTCCTGGGTGGTGGAACGGGTGTTGACTCAGACATGGCCTTTGAGTGCCAGTCCATCCCAGCCAGTTCCTCGGGTGGGCTAGAGCGGCCCAGCTTTCTTTCCCCACCCTACAAGGAAAGCTCCCACCACCCTTTGCAGCGCCAGCTCAGTGCTGATGCTGCCGTGGCCAGAAAGACCTGCAGCGTCTCCTCTAGTGGCTCCATCAAGAGCGCCAAGGTCTTCAGCTTGGATGTGCCTGATCACCCACCACTCAGCAAGTCTGACTCCAAATACATTGAGAAGGGCAGTCCACTCAACAGCCCTTTGGATCGTCTTCCCTTGGTGTCCCCAGGCGCCATCCACCACTTGGAGGTCAAGCCTTCTTACCATTGCAGTGAGCACCGTCACTCCTTCCCAGCCCTGTACTATGAGGAAAGTGCTGACACCTTGAGCCAGAGGGTGTCATTCCTCAAGCCACTCTCCCGGTCCAAGCGAGACTCCACGTACTCCCAGCTCTCTCCCAGACACTACTTCTCAGGCTACTCCTCCAGCCCTGAGTACTCATCAGAGAGCACCCACAAGATCTGGGAGCGATTCCGGCCTTACAAGAAGCACCACAGGGAGGAGGTTTACATGGCAGCTGGGCATGCCCTGCGGAAGAAAGTTCAGTTTGCCAAGGATGAGGATCTGCATGACATCCTGGATTACTGGAAAGGCGTCTCTGCTCAGCAGAAGCTGTGA